A genomic region of Arachis stenosperma cultivar V10309 chromosome 9, arast.V10309.gnm1.PFL2, whole genome shotgun sequence contains the following coding sequences:
- the LOC130949266 gene encoding uncharacterized protein LOC130949266, with protein MADNGIHQLTQAELMAQMAELQAEVKRLAELSAQNNANKRDEGNPKSSSQGVTDLLITNPPKERLTLDNPFSEEITNYQIPKHFTLPSSLEPYKGIGDPRAHIKKFQSMMFFNGPKNEPILCRAFPTYLDGAALLWFSKLPEGSISSFEKLARSFIDYFAAARIYVHGSDYLSTIRQGPQESLKDYLTRFADATMEIPDLDPAVHLHAIKAGLKPGKFRETIPVTKPKTLEEFRERAAGQMEIEELREAEKVDRRQPRKEESRTIRSGDNRDTRKTFKLTPKFDNYTRFNTKRERIIKEILNAKIIKPPVRAGSYQDQRFVDRTKHCAFHQKYGHTTDECIIAKDLLERLARQGLLDKYIEGTRHKGAKTDQDEQQTPRNKETDKWPSNNPPKGIINCISGGFACGGETASARK; from the coding sequence ATGGCCGACAACGGAATCCACCAGCTCACGCAGGCCGAACTTATGGCCCAAATGGCTGAACTTCAAGCAGAGGTCAAAAGACTGGCCGAGCTGTCAGCACAAAATAACGCCAACAAGAGGGATGAAGGCAATCCCAAGAGCTCATCCCAAGGCGTGACTGACCTATTAATCACCAACCCCCCGAAGGAGAGATTAACCTTGGATAACCCATTTTCCGAGGAGATTACCAATTACCAAATACCAAAACATTTTACACTACCTTCCTCACTCGAGCCATATAAGGGGATTGGTGACCCCCGAGCTCACATTAAGAAATTTCAGTCTATGATGTTCTTTAATGGACCTAAAAATGAACCTATTCTTTGCAGGGCTTTTCCGACCTACCTTGACGGCGCGGCCCTCCTTTGGTTCTCAAAACTACCTGAAGGATCAATCTCTTCCTTCGAGAAATTGGCAAGATCCTTCATAGACTACTTTGCTGCTGCACGCATTTATGTGCACGGGTCAGATTATCTCAGCACCATCCGCCAAGGTCCCCAAGAAAGCTTGAAGGACTATTTAACCAGATTCGCTGACGCAACAATGGAGATACCCGATCTAGATCCTGCTGTCCATCTCCACGCCATAAAAGCTGGCCTCAAACCTGGAAAATTCAGAGAAACAATTCCCGTCACAAAACCGAAAACCCTGGAGGAATTCCGAGAAAGGGCCGCAGGACAGATGGAAATTGAAGAACTCCGAGAGGCCGAGAAAGTAGACAGAAGGCAACCTCGAAAGGAAGAGAGCCGAACAATCAGATCAGGGGACAACAGAGACACCAGAAAAACGTTTAAACTTACACCGAAGTTTGACAACTACACCAGGTTCAACACCAAGAGAGAAAGGATCATCAAGGAAATACTCAACGCCAAAATAATCAAACCCCCTGTTAGGGCCGGAAGCTACCAAGACCAACGATTCGTGGACAGGACCAAGCACTGCGCCTTCCATCAGAAATATGGTCATACCACCGACGAGTGCATCATAGCCAAAGACTTGCTGGAAAGATTAGCCCGGCAAGGACTCCTAGACAAATACATCGAAGGCACAAGGCACAAAGGAGCAAAAACAGATCAAGATGAGCAACAAACTCCGAGGAACAAAGAAACCGACAAATGGCCGAGCAACAATCCCCCAAAAGGAATCATCAATTGCATATCAGGAGGATTCGCATGTGGCGGAGAAACAGCCTCAGCACGAAAATGA